The sequence ttttatatcttttgttTTCCCTATTATATAAGAAAATGTTACTTTTACAGCATATACGCAACGAATGCAGTAATTTTACATACACATGCAATGAATCAAAGAAACCACAAAACAGAAATTTAAACCGTTATAGAGATGTTTTGCCATATGACCATAGTAGGATTGTCCTTAAAAGGGGCCCATGTGATTATGTCAATGCTAACCTCATACGGGTAGATATCATATTCAGATACTTAACTCTAAGTAAGAAGAACATGATAAAAAGatcttttttattataggtaGATCGTGCCCATAGACAATACATTCTTACACAAGGACCATTGGAAAATACTGCTGGCCACTTTTGGCTAATGGTATGGGAGCAAAATTCTAAAGCTGTGTTAATGTTAAATAAGATAATTGAAAAGAATCATGTTAAGTGTTATCAGTATTGGCCTCTTGGTGATTCGATTAATACTATGATGTTTCCGGATGTtggtataaaagtaaaatatatcagTAAAACAGAATCATCGGATTACACAACTAGAATATTAAAGTATGGAGATAAAGAATTATATTACAGATACTTCTTTGAGAAGTGCATGTTTAATTTGAGGAGGTATTTGATTTATTGTTCATGTCTTTTGTAGGTTAACTGACTTGGAAACAAAAGAAAGTAgagaaatattacattttcattatACTACCTGGCCTGACTTTGGAGTTCCACAAAGTCCAACAGCTTTTTTACGTTTTTTAACAGATGTCAGGCAATCAGGAGCATTAGATCAAAATGTTGGTCCCCCTGTGGTACATTGTTCTGCAGGAATTGGGAGATCAGGAACATTTTGTTTAGTTGATACATGTCTTGTTTTGGTAAGCATTATATGTACTGAAGAGAATCTAGAAATTACAAATGGGAAACTACCTTTCTACTCTTTTGCAGATTGAAGAAAGTGGATTGAATTCTGTGAATGTTAGAGAAGTGTTAATAGAAATGAGAAGACACAGAATGGGTTTAATTCAAACACCAGATCAATTAAGATTTTCATATGCTGCCATCATCGAAGGAGCAAAACAACTGCCATCCAACAACGTGGTAACTAATACCAATTCACAGTGGTACAATATTATTAGTCTCTTCATCCTAAATTAACTTAATATATGTTTTTGTCGTTTGTTTCATGTACATACATGTTTGTCTTTGTGAAAAGTCTTGTCCTTAACGTGAATTAACTCTAATAACATTGTGCTACTGTGGAACATGACAGTCTTTGATTTTCACTAACTTATGTGATCCTTAcagaatattaataatgaagTGGTAACAAATCATTATGACGTGGTAAGTAACATCAGTAATTCTTCGAACGAAGAGGAAGATGAACCACCTCCTTTGCCACCTCCAAGAGGTGAATCCTTAACACGTAGCATGATGGCAGATTTAACTTCAAATCCAATAACAAGAAATGGTAAGCATGTAATTGTAAaagttaataattttcaaaatataattttctttttatccaaTATTAGACGAATTAAGTGCACCACCTGACAAACCATTGCCTAGAGAGCCATCAATTTCCACAGAAATATCTACTACCAGTCCACAGGCTGTTGCAAACTCTGCAGTAATCACAAACAATTTACATGAACAGAATTCCGATGGTGTTGTGGTGCCTAATGATAATACTAGTGACGGTGAAAACTCTTCAAAAACAATTAGTCCTCCGTCCAGTCCAGATACGTGAGTTATTTTAACAATGAAATCATATTTACGTGTTTCaatatcttcgtttcttcttactTATCCCATGTAAACAGGAAAAACGAAGTACGTCATCGTAATAAGGAGAAGAAAGAACGTCTGGCAGCACAAGTACGGGAGATGAAGCGTCGTCAAAAAGAGACTGAAGAATGGCAGAAGCTCAAGAGGTCATTATTTAAACCTCTTACAATAGGCATAGGCGCTGCAATTGTTGGTGGGGGTATTATAGCAATCTGTGGCTATTTGTACATGCGTGGTTAGGACCGAATTGTTTCCCTGTCACACATGTACATGGACCATCGAATTGTCAGTGATCGAATAGGTGATCCGCACATTCAAGAATAGTTACTTTCACTACGAAATATTTAACAGCTCCATTGCACATGCCATTGATTGCCGTTTCGAGAGAGTAATTAATCAGGGAGAAGCATTTAGTGTTATGtaatttaaagtaaaaatacACGCAGTCGTCGTGAGGCGTTATAGTAATGAGACTATCAGTTGAGTTGGCAAAATGAGACATATGTCAGTTATCAAAGAAACGTTCAAGAGAAGTAACTTATTCTAACAAAGTGCATTTTGTAAAGGACATTGCTGCACGATAAAGAAGCgagaaaaaaaatgagaaagagaTCAGGAAGTCAATGATAAATaggaacgaaagagaaaaagggagatcctcgatttgtatttttgtatcgtGATTCACTTAATGAGTATGTATCATACTAGAAGCTAAATATTCTTTTGAAAATCTTCTTGTTAGGTTTCCATGAAAGTTGCACTTGACAAAGTCAGTAGACCCTTTCGCATTCGCGTTTCCAATCATAGTGAAATAAGAGGTAAATTAACTTAGATTTTTACTTTGTGATCTTTTTCTACCCAATTAGAAATAGAGactatcttttttatttgtttgatgaTGCTAACAATTGAACGTGTATTCTGTGAAGTAGGATGTAAGAAAAAGCACATGTAAAAATCTAATATAAGTAAAATAACAGTGTCCTCTTATTCTCATATTGTAATGATGGTAGGTTCTTACATATAATAGAATACATTACACACGAAGTGGGTGCACGACATTTCGATAAGTAAGATCGATTATTTACTTTTAAAGTAATAATCAATATAGAGGCaattaaaagtattaatttaccacattttttatttcttacaacatttaaataaatttagatttctttaatttaattcatttcaTTATCTCCAATATTTTAATTCTGATAATGAGTTGAAGGATGAAAGAGACGAGTTTCCTTCAATTTTTCAACTGTTATTCTTCGAACAATTTGATCTACTGTTAGCAATCATCCAGGGTACCAAAATCATTCGCTTAGAGTTTAATAAGTAACCCCGATCATCTTGCTAGAATTTAATGGATATATTCGTGATAGTCATAGAGAAATGTTAATGAACTTTACAGTTATAGTACACTatataaatgtttctttttataaataacttGCCCATATAAGTAGAATCCATTCTTCTATAAAATGTTCATGACGAAACGAAGTCACATTAGAAATTAGCATAAGCGATGCCTGTGACGTACCATGGCCCATTCTCACATGGCAGATGAATGTTGTTTACTTAAAATCATCGATTTCGTTCGAAACTTGTTCCTGGGGCATGCGTTAAAGGGGaggggaaagaaaaaagaaacaaatcatCTTGACTTTCTCTCTTCCTGGAAGAAACGCGTCATCGAGATATTCCGTTTAATATGGCAACTGGTGCCTTCGATGTTGTGTGTACTTCGTAAATAATTCATGCAATTTCGTAAAATGCTCGTAATCGTTTGTAATATGAGTCATTTTATACTCGAAGTAGCCGAGGGTATTTTTTATGCGAGAATTACATGACCTGGTTAACagaaaaattatcaaatttctcGTAATACTGGAATAATTAGCGGCAAGAATATTCTCAGCGAGCAAAACTTGCTATTGTATTCATCACTCGTTATCCTGCGCATTGCG comes from Bombus terrestris chromosome 7, iyBomTerr1.2, whole genome shotgun sequence and encodes:
- the LOC100646948 gene encoding tyrosine-protein phosphatase non-receptor type 2 isoform X1 → MTSQETLDQGISNVETEYLEINSKGAWPILYQHIRNECSNFTYTCNESKKPQNRNLNRYRDVLPYDHSRIVLKRGPCDYVNANLIRVDRAHRQYILTQGPLENTAGHFWLMVWEQNSKAVLMLNKIIEKNHVKCYQYWPLGDSINTMMFPDVGIKVKYISKTESSDYTTRILKLTDLETKESREILHFHYTTWPDFGVPQSPTAFLRFLTDVRQSGALDQNVGPPVVHCSAGIGRSGTFCLVDTCLVLIEESGLNSVNVREVLIEMRRHRMGLIQTPDQLRFSYAAIIEGAKQLPSNNVNINNEVVTNHYDVVSNISNSSNEEEDEPPPLPPPRGESLTRSMMADLTSNPITRNDELSAPPDKPLPREPSISTEISTTSPQAVANSAVITNNLHEQNSDGVVVPNDNTSDGENSSKTISPPSSPDTKNEVRHRNKEKKERLAAQVREMKRRQKETEEWQKLKRSLFKPLTIGIGAAIVGGGIIAICGYLYMRG
- the LOC100646948 gene encoding tyrosine-protein phosphatase non-receptor type 2 isoform X3 is translated as MTSQETLDQGISNVETEYLEINSKGAWPILYQHIRNECSNFTYTCNESKKPQNRNLNRYRDVLPYDHSRIVLKRGPCDYVNANLIRVDRAHRQYILTQGPLENTAGHFWLMVWEQNSKAVLMLNKIIEKNHVKCYQYWPLGDSINTMMFPDVGIKVKYISKTESSDYTTRILKLTDLETKESREILHFHYTTWPDFGVPQSPTAFLRFLTDVRQSGALDQNVGPPVVHCSAGIGRSGTFCLVDTCLVLIEESGLNSVNVREVLIEMRRHRMGLIQTPDQLRFSYAAIIEGAKQLPSNNVNINNEVVTNHYDVVSNISNSSNEEEDEPPPLPPPRGESLTRSMMADLTSNPITRNDELSAPPDKPLPREPSISTEISTTSPQAVANSAVITNNLHEQNSDGVVVPNDNTSDGENSSKTISPPSSPDTKNEVRHRNKEKKERLAAQVREMKRRQKETEEWQKLKRSKSETTTESSETVNEEAESAK
- the LOC100646948 gene encoding tyrosine-protein phosphatase non-receptor type 2 isoform X4, with amino-acid sequence MTSQETLDQGISNVETEYLEINSKGAWPILYQHIRNECSNFTYTCNESKKPQNRNLNRYRDVLPYDHSRIVLKRGPCDYVNANLIRVDRAHRQYILTQGPLENTAGHFWLMVWEQNSKAVLMLNKIIEKNHVKCYQYWPLGDSINTMMFPDVGIKVKYISKTESSDYTTRILKLTDLETKESREILHFHYTTWPDFGVPQSPTAFLRFLTDVRQSGALDQNVGPPVVHCSAGIGRSGTFCLVDTCLVLIEESGLNSVNVREVLIEMRRHRMGLIQTPDQLRFSYAAIIEGAKQLPSNNVNINNEVVTNHYDVVSNISNSSNEEEDEPPPLPPPRGESLTRSMMADLTSNPITRNDELSAPPDKPLPREPSISTEISTTSPQAVANSAVITNNLHEQNSDGVVVPNDNTSDGENSSKTISPPSSPDTKNEVRHRNKEKKERLAAQVREMKRRQKETEEWQKLKRLV
- the LOC100646948 gene encoding tyrosine-protein phosphatase non-receptor type 2 isoform X2, whose product is MTSQETLDQGISNVETEYLEINSKGAWPILYQHIRNECSNFTYTCNESKKPQNRNLNRYRDVLPYDHSRIVLKRGPCDYVNANLIRVDRAHRQYILTQGPLENTAGHFWLMVWEQNSKAVLMLNKIIEKNHVKCYQYWPLGDSINTMMFPDVGIKVKYISKTESSDYTTRILKLTDLETKESREILHFHYTTWPDFGVPQSPTAFLRFLTDVRQSGALDQNVGPPVVHCSAGIGRSGTFCLVDTCLVLIEESGLNSVNVREVLIEMRRHRMGLIQTPDQLRFSYAAIIEGAKQLPSNNNINNEVVTNHYDVVSNISNSSNEEEDEPPPLPPPRGESLTRSMMADLTSNPITRNDELSAPPDKPLPREPSISTEISTTSPQAVANSAVITNNLHEQNSDGVVVPNDNTSDGENSSKTISPPSSPDTKNEVRHRNKEKKERLAAQVREMKRRQKETEEWQKLKRSLFKPLTIGIGAAIVGGGIIAICGYLYMRG